TGACCTCTGCACCAGCCCTCTCAAACTACATTGTGGAAGGAATCTGAAAAAACAGCGACCGGAAAAAATACTTCCAATTATTCAGCCGTTATTATAGGGTTCTTTCCCGGTTACCGGTCCATTGACCGCAAAAAAATGAGATATCTGCTCCTCATCGTTGATTTTCTGATCGTTACTCTTTCGTGGGCAGTCTCCTGCTGGTTCTTTCTGGGTCCTCTTTCGCTGGACGAACTGATTCAGGCTTCAAAGATTTCCATCCCGGTTCTGTTTGCCGTCAAATTTGTTTTTTTCTACCGTTTCGGCCTTTATCGGGCCATCCTTCGCTACGCCGGTTTCCATTTCGGGATCACCATCTGCAAGGCGGTTACTCTCGGCAGTTTTTTTTCCTTCCTTATTATCAACTATCCCCTGAACAAATGGCCCATGGGGCTGTTTATGATGGACTGGCTCATCACCCTTTTTCTGGTCGGTTCTTCCCGCTTCGTTCCCCGATACTATTCGGAGAATACCCAGCAGGAAAAAGGGGTTGGAAAGAGGGTTCTCCTCTATGGGGCCGGCGATCTTGGGGATGCCGTGGTGCGAAACCTGTTGAAGCAGAAAAATGAATATGAACCGGTCGGCTTCATTGACGACGATCCCCGCAAGATCGGCCGAAAAGTCCACGACCTCCCTATTTTAAGCGCCCATGGCGACCTCGAAAAAATTCTGAAGAAATACCGCGTCGATGAATTGATCATCACCATTTCCAGTGTCTCCAGCGACTGGCTCCGGGATATCTTCAAAAAGTGCCGCTCGGCCAACGTCTTCTGCCGGATCGCCCCCACCTTCAGCGACATGATGGGATCCAACGTCAGCATCAAAAACATCGACATCACCGATCTTCTGAAGAGGGACCCGAAGGATCTTGACGAAAAACAGATCGACCGGTTTTTGCGCCGCAAAAAGATACTGATCACCGGGGCCGGCGGCTCCATCGGTTCGGAGTTGATGCGGCAGGCATTGAGGTTCCGTCCCAAGAAACTTTTGGCCATTGATAATTCGGAGTTTGGTCTCTACAAACTGGAGGAGGAGTTGCGGGAGCAAATCCGCGAAAAGAAGGCCTACTGCAAATTCAGGTTTGTTCTGCAGGATCTTTGCCTGGAAGAACGGGTCGACAGGATTATTCAGGCGGAAAAACCGGACATCGTTTTTCACGCGGCGGCCTACAAACATGTCCCCCTTTTGGAATCGAATCCATTTGCCGGAATCATCAACAACATTCGGGGAACCATCAATGTGGCCAAGGCGGCCGACCGTCATGGCGTTGAAAAATTCGTCCTTATCTCCACCGACAAGGCGGTGCACCCCACCAGTATCATGGGGGCAACCAAGAGAATCTGCGAACTGTATATCCAAAACCTCAACCTTCAATCGCATACCGAGTTCGTCGCGGTCCGGTTCGGCAACGTCTTGGGAAGCTCCGGAAGCGTCATCCCCAAATTTCTCGATCAGATCCGAAAGGGGGGGCCCGTCACGGTCACCCATCCCAACGTGACCCGCTACTTCATGTTGACGCAGGAAGCGGTGGAGCTGGTGATGCAGGCGGCCTCCATCGGACACGGCGGCGAGATCTTCATCCTGAACATGGGCAAACCGGTGAAGATCAAGGAGATGGCGGAAGATCTGATCTTTTTGGCCGGCAAGGCCCCTTACAAGGATATCGATATCCAGTTCATCGGGCTTCGGCCGGGCGAGAAACTCTATGAAGAATTGCTGATCGACGAGACCGAAAAGAAAACCCAGTACGAAAATATCACCATCGGCAAAATAACCTACATCGACTGGAACAGGCTCGATTCAACCATCGGTGACATCCTGGAGCTTGCCAGACACGAAAACAAGGTGCAGGTTTTAACCGCCATGAAAGAACTGGTCCCCGGTTTTAACCACATCGACCTCCCCCGCGATGAAGCCGCAGTAACAAACGTGGTTTCCCTCCCGCTCAAGTCGGCCGTCTCGGTGGAATAGCAACCGTCCTGTAATTTCCAGAGGGCGAGTGGATAACAAAATAGGGTGTCCTGAATGAAAATCCTGATCACGGGGGGGGCCGGCTTCATCGGTTCGAATATCGCGCGGGGATACCTCGCGGCGGGACACCGGATCGCCATTCTGGACGATTTCAGCACGGGAAAAGAAGAGAACGTCCCCGACGGGGTTCCGGTTTTCCGGCTCCCGATTGAAAGCCCGGAAGTTGCGGATGTCTTAAGCAAATTCAGGCCGGAGGTGGTCAACCATCATGCGGCGCAGATCGATATCCGGAAGTCGGTTCATGATCCGGTCAAAGATGCGACAATCAATATCCTTGGATCCTTGAATTTGTTTGAGTGTTGCCTCAAGACACGGGTCAAGAAAATCATCTTTGCTTCCACCGGAGGGGCCATTTATGGGAACCAGGCTTCCTTTCCGGCCTCTGAAAATCACCCCGCCAATCCGGCAAGCCCTTATGGAATTGTCAAATTAGCCGTTGAAAAGTACCTTCAATATTACTCCTGGACCCATCACTTGCCGTTTGTCGCCTTAAGATACGCCAACGTTTATGGTCCCCGTCAGAACCCTCACGGAGAAGCGGGGGTCATTGCCATCTTTATCCACAAACTGTTAAACGGCGAGCGGCCTGTTATTTTCGGCAACGGCCTTCAGACCCGCGACTACGTTTTCATCGATGACGTCGTCGCCTGCAACCTGGAAGCATTAAAGCCGGGAATAACCGGAATCCATAATGTCGGCACAGAAATCGAGACGGACCTCAACGCGTTGACCGCTCAACTGGTCCAAATAATCGGGTCGAGCATGACCCCCGTTTACACCCCCCCCAAGGCGGGCGAGCAAATGAGAAGCTGTCTTAAAAAGGGAATATTGCAAAACCATCCCCTGACCCCATTGCCTGACGGCCTGAAAAAAACGGTTGAATGGTTTAAGTCCAATTTGTCGTCCCGTCCGGATTGTCCTTCAGGGCAATCCCCTTTTCCCCCAATTCCTTCCTGATTTGATCCGCCTTGGCCCAGTCTTTGGCCGTTCGGGCCCTGTTACGCTCTGCTATCTTCTTTTCGATCTCTTCGGTTGAAAGACCCGCGCTGTTTTGCACCCTCTCCTGCTTGACCGTCAAATACAAACCGGGATCCGAACCAAAAATTCCCAGAACCGCACCGATCTCTTCCACTGTTTTCATAAAGAGTCGACCAACAGAAAGAGACACCCCTTTTTCCTCATCGAGGGTCTTGTTCCATTCGTGAAGGAGATCGAAAAGGAGGCCGCAAACCCGGGCGGTGTTGAAATCGTCGTCCATCGCCGCCCCGAAATCGGCGTTTAATGCCGAGATTTTATTCCCGAGGGCCGCTTCGTCGGCGCTCTTTCTCCCCTTTTCTTTCCCTCCGCACTGCTCCCGAATCCGTGCCATTGTCGAATACCAGCGATTCAGCGACTGGCGGGCGTCCTGCATGTTTTTTTCGGTGTAGTCGATGGGCGAACGATAGTGCGACGAGAGAATGAACAAGCGAATAACCTCCGGATGATAACTTTTAAGAATCTCGCGGACGGTGAGAAAATTCCTAAGAGACTTGCTCATCTTTTCGGCGTTGATGTTCACGAACCCGTTGTGGATCCAGGTCCGGGCAAACGGCCTTCCGCTGTAGGCCTCGCTCTGGGCGATCTCGTTTTCATGATGCGGAAAGGCGAGGTCCCTCCCGCCGCCGTGGATATCGAAGGTGATTCCCAGGTGTTTCATGCTCATGGCCGAACACTCGATGTGCCAGCCGGGGCGCCCCGGCCCCCACGGCGATTCCCAGAGCGGCTCCCCCGGCTTGGAGGCTTTCCAGAGCGAAAAATCGAGGGGGTCGTTTTTGGCCTCGTGAATTTCCACCCGCGCCCCCGATTCGAGCTCGTCGATCTTCTTGCCGGAGAGTTTTCCGTAGTCGGCCTTTTTGCGGACGGAGTAAAAAATGTCGCTCCCTGCCTTGTAGGCAAACCCTTTTTCGACGAGGACTTTGACGATCTTCAGGATTTCATCGATATTCTCCGTGGCCCTCGGCTGAAAGGTCGGGGGTTCGAGCCCAAGCGCCTCCATGTCCTCATCGAAGGCGCGGATGTATTTTTCCGAAACCTCGTTCCACGCAATTCCCTCGTCCTGTGCGCGCTTGATGATCTTGTCATCGACATCGGTATAGTTGCGGACATAGGTGACATCGAACCCGCGCCTTTTCAGATAACGATAAATGACGTCAAAATTGACGAGCGCCCGCGCATGGCCCAAATGGCAGTAGTCGTAAACCGTGACGCCACAAACGTACATTCCGACTTTGGGGGAATTGAGGGGTTGGAATAATTCTTTACGGCGGGTCAGGGTGTTGTAAATAGACAAAACCATAAAAGAGCTTGGGAGCTTAAGAGCTTAAGAGCCTGGGAGCCTAGGATTTTTATTTCCTAAGCTCTTAAGTTCCTAAGCTCTTAAGCTCTCTAAAGTAGCAAGCGCCCACGCCGCAATTCCCTGTTTGGTCCCGGTAAAACCCATCCCCTCTTCCGTCGTCGCCTTCACATTCACGCAATCGGGCTCGAGGCCGAGCGCCGTCGCGATATTTTGCCGCATCTTTTCCCGGTAAGGGGCCATCTTTGGCGCCTCGGTGATGATGACCGAATCGATGTTGGCCGGCCGGTACCCCTTTTCGCTCAAGAGGACAGCGACCTCGCCGAGCAATTTCAACGAATCAATCCCCTGGTAACGCGGATCGGTATCGGGAAAGTGTCGGCCGATATCTCCAAGCCCCGCCGCCCCCAAAAGGGCGTCGCAGACGGCATGAAGCAAAACATCCGCGTCCGAATGGCCGGACAATCCCTTCTCATGCGGGATTTCGACGCCGCCGATGACCAGTTTTCTCCCTTCAGCCAGTTTGTGAACGTCGTAGCCGATTCCTATTCGCATAAACATTCCGCTATCCTCAAGTCCTCCGTCGTCGTCACCTTGATATTCCGCCTCTCCCCTTCCACCGCATAAACCTTCTCTCCAATCGCTTCCGCCATCATCGCCTCGTCGGTCCAGCAAGGGTCGTCCCTGGAGAGTTTTTGATAAATCCTCTTTAACACCCCGGCCGGAAAACCCTGCGGCGTTTGCACGGCAAAGAGGGAGGAGCGGTCGATGGTTTTCGACACAATCCCCTCTTTTATTTCCTTGATCGTGTCGTTCAGACGGGTAACCGGCACTGTCGGCCCCCTTTCTTTCGTAGCAACAGCCACCCTTAAGATCAGGTCCACGCCAACCAGGGGGCGAACAGCGTCGTGAACGAGAATCATATCTTCATCGGAGGCCTTGAGAACCTCAAAGCCCTTTTTGACCGACTGGGCCCTTGTTATCCCTCCCGCGACATAGATCACCTCCGGCGAATCCGTTTTGCCCGAGATGGAGACCAGCTCATCGACAGGCAGACAGACGACAATCCGCTGGAACCGTTTTGTCTTCAAAAAGGCCCCCACCGACCATTCAAGAAGCGACCGGCCGCCCAAACCCAAAAACTGCTTTTTAACCGACCCGCCGAACCGTTTGCCGATTCCGGCGGCGGGGATGATGGCGTAAAAATTTGACATACGGCACCGTAGGGGCGGCCTCCGCCTCAGGCGGACCGCCCTCCGAGCAGGGCAACCACATAGGGTTGCCCCTACATCTCTAAAAAATTCTCCAAAATCTTTTTTCCCGCCGTCGTCAGAATCGACTCGGGATGAAACTGAACCCCTTCCACGCGGAATTCCTTGTGCCTTACCCCCATGATTTCCCCGTCGCCGGTCCAGGCCGATATCTCCAAAACACCGGGACAGCTTTCCCGCTCGATGACCAGCGAATGATAGCGGGTGGCGGTAAAGGGATTCTTGATCCCCTTGAAGATCGTCTTCTGGTCGTGATGGACAGACGAGGTTTTTCCGTGCATGATTTTTTTGGCCCGGACGATTTTGCCGCCGAAGGCGGCGCCGATGGCCTGATGGCCGAGGCAGACCCCCAGAATGGGAATCGTTCCCGCAAACCGGGAGACAAGCGGCACCGAGACGCCGGCCTCGTTGGGAGTGCAGGGGCCGGGGGAGATGACGATTTTTTCCGGGGCCAGCAAGGCGATTTCGTCCAGGCCGATCCGGTCGTTCCGGCGCACAGAAAGCTCCTTCTCCGGATCCTTTCCCTGTTTTTGCAAAAGCTCCCCGATGTATTGAACGAGGTTGTAGGTAAACGAGTCGTAGTTGTCGATGATTAAAATCATAAGCTCTTCAACGCCTCAAGCATCGCCTCCGCCTTGCTCCGGCATTCCTGATATTCCCGCTCCGGCACCGAATTGTAAACAATCCCCGCCCCCGCCTGGATATAAACCTTGCCGTCCTTGAACAACGCGGTGCGGATGGTGATGGCGGTATCGAGGTTTCCGGAAAAGCCGATGTAGCCGACACAGCCGCCGTAGATTCCGCGCTTCTTCCCCTCCAGCTCCTCGATAATCTCCATTGCCCGGATTTTCGGCGCCCCGGTCAGCGTGCCGGCCGGAAAGGCGGCGCGGATCACATCGAAGGCGTCGCATCCCGGCTTCAAGACGCCGGAGACATGCGAGACCAGATGCATCACATGCGAGTACATTTCCAGCCCCTCCATCTCATTCACGGCGACCGTCCCGGTTTCGCAGATCCGCCCCAGGTCGTTCCGGCCCAGATCGACCAGCATGATGTGTTCGGCCCTTTCCTTGGGATCCTGCTTCAATTCCTGCTGGAGCCGAAAATCCTCCGAGGCGTCCCGTCCGCGCCGCCGGGTTCCGGCAATCGGCCGGAGTTCCACCTTTTTGTCCTCCAGCCGCACCATCACCTCCGGCGAGGCGCCGACGATCGCCATATCCTCGTACTGCAAAAAATAGAGGTACGGCGACGGATTCACCCGGCGGATGGCGCGATAGAGCTCAAAGGGGGAAACGGCCGTTTTCCCCTCGAAGCGGGTGGAAAGAACCACCTGAAAAATATCCCCCGCCTCGATATACCGTTTGGCCCTCTCGACCAAGGCGCAATACTCCTCTTCCGTATGGGACGCCGTCAATTTCTTTTCCCCCTCCCCCCGCTGTTGCGCGCGGGATTCCGGGGGAAGAGGAAGAGGCATCGTCCCAAGGGACATTGTCCCGAGCGGTTTTTGAAGCTTCTTCACCACTTTTTCAATCCGGTGGAGCCCCTCCTCATAGAGAGCCTCTACCGGTTTTTCGGGATCGACAAAAACATTGGCCACCACCTTGATCGACTGCCGGAAGTTGTCGAAAATCACCACCGTATCGGTCAAAAGAAAACAGGCGTCGAAGAGCCGCAGTTCGTCCACGGCCGTTTGGGGGAGGCGCTCGAAATAGCGGACCATGTCGTAGCCCAAATAACCCACGGCGCCGCCGAAAAAACGGGGAAGATCGGGTAGTACCACCGGCTGAAAACGGGCCATGAATTCCTTGAGGGCGTTCAGCGGATTTTCATCGACGCGGAACTGGGAGCGTTTGTGCCCTTCCATAATTTCCACGTCAAAACCCCGGCTTTTGAAGATCGCCCGCGGTTCGGTTCCCAAAAAACTGTATCGCCCCCATTTTTCGCCGCCGACGACGCTTTCCAGAAGAAAATCGTTTTTTCCCGTCCGGATTTTTAAAAAGGCCGAAACCGGCGTTTCGAGGTCGGCGGGAATCTCCTGCCAGAGAGGGATCAAATTTCCCTTCCCGGCCAGTTCCTGAAATTTTTCAAAAGTCAGAGAAATCATCGTCTTTTTCCATTCACCATCCCTGCCTGCCGGCAGGCACGGCACCATTCACCATCCACCAACTATCTTTTCTTCACATAAAACTCGTTGGAATACTGCACCCTGCCATCGCGGGTTGAAATTTTCCACCGAAATTTGCCGTAGGGGATTTTCTGCAATTTTAACTCTCCCCTGCCCCCTCTTAGACTAAGAGGGGGTGAGGGGGAGTTATTCCATTTCCCCCTGAAAAACCGCTCCAGATTCAAATCCGCATTCAACGGCGCTTCTTGCGAATTCGACAAAACGAGCCTCATCTTCCCTCCCAAAAAATAAAACAGCCTGTCCGTTTTCAGCGTCACGGGCAGATCGGTAAAAACGCCGATATCCGTGCGTTCCGAAAAATTCCCCTCCTGCCAGAAATGGACCCGGCCGAGATCGACATGGACCATCAACTGGTCGGGATAGTAACCGACGCCTCCCAGCCCAAGACGGCGGGCGTAGGCGGAAACCTTCTTTTCGGAAATTTCGTCCAGATGGATATCGGCCGCGATCCCCTTCATGTGGTTAGATTGCTCGGCCACCCCTTTTCCCGCTTTCTTAAGGGCGCGGTTGAACTCGGGGCTCCGGTAGCCGCAGATCACCTCCACCGTGTCGGCGCCGAAATGATCCTGAAGATGATCGAGGAGGCGGATCAGATTAATGTCCATTTCGATCTGTTTCCCCGAATCGCGCGACCGCATAAAACGGTTGATTTTTTTGAGCGCGCCGGGATCAGGCGTTCCATCCCGCTCGTAGGCCGTTTCGAGAAATTCATGCGAGTGGCTGTGATAGAGCCTCAAAAAACCGTCACGTCCGAGGACGTCCACTCTGCGCCCCTCCCCTGCTTCGGCCGAGAAGGCAAGTCCCTGGCTGATAAAGATCATACCCAAACAAAAAAGAGATCGCATAGAAAGCCAAAAGTACCCTACAAGGCCAAACCAAGTCCACCGCCCATTGACATTATGCGTAAAATTTAGGAAATTTAAGCGCCTGTCGAAAGAAAAGGAAAAATAATGACGGCCCGATTGATAAAAACACTGAAAACGGATAAAATTCAATCAGTTAGATCGAGACCCCCCATCTGCGTGGGAAAAGAGACCCTTCTCTCCCAGGTGATTGGCCTCATGCAGGACAAAAAAAGAGGGTCCGCCGTTGTCGTGGAAAAAGAAAAGCTCGCAGGTATTTTTACGGAGCGCGATCTGCTGACTCGTGTCCTCTCGAAGGGGCTGAATTTAAAAAAGACGGCCATCGGCGAGGTAATGACCCGGAGCCCCGATTGTCTCCGGAATGATTCGTCGATTGCGGAGGCGATCTCGCTGATGAGCGGCAAACAGCACCGCCATCTGCCGATTGTTTCGGCCGACGGGGCGGTTGCCGGGATGGTTTCGGTGAGGGATATCGTGGACTATCTGGCGGAACATTTTCCGTACGAGGTCTACAACCTCCCTCCCGATCCGCATCAGATAAGCACCGCCCCGGAAGGAGCGTAGGAAATTAAGCCGAGCATTCCGCCTGAGGCGGATGCGAGGCGCGGGGTTTGGCCCGCCACGAAGTATTGGCGGGCGAAACCCATGACGCGAGTAGCATCAACCGGGCCGAAAGGGCCCCAAATTTAAATGTCTAACGACCCGAGCGTGCCGGTGCATCACAAAGAGATTGAAGAAAAAGAAGATGTCGTCATCCGTTTTGCCGGCGATTCCGGCGACGGAATGCAGTTGACGGGAACCCAGTTCACCCATTCCACCGCCATCCTGGGGAACGACCTCTCCACCCTCCCCGACTTTCCCGCGGAAATCCGCGCCCCGGCCGGGAGCCTGGCGGGGGTTTCATCTTACCAGATCAACTTCTCGTCGCGGGATATCCGCACCCCGGGCGATGCCCCCGACGTGCTGGTCGCCATGAATCCGGCGGCGCTCAAGACCAATCTGAAGGATCTGCGGGAAGGGGGAACGCTTATTCTCAACGCCGACTCCTTCACCCCCGAAAATCTCAAATATGCCGGCTACACTTCAAACCCCATGGAAGACGGCAGTCTGAAAAAATACGAGACCTACGACATCCCGATCACCCTCGTAAACAACAAGGCGCTGGAAGGATCCCCCCTCCAGAAAAAAGACAAGGAGCGATGCAAAAACTTTTTTGCCCTGGGGTTGATGTTCTGGCTCTACGAGCGCCCCATGGAGGCGACCATTCAGTGGATCGGGGAAAAATTCAAGGCAAAGCCCGAACTGGCCGAGGCCAACAAAATGGCCCTCAAGGGGGGTTACAACTTCGGGGAGACAACGGAAATTTTCAAAAAGCACTACCGCGTGCCGAAGGCAAGCCTTGCCCCCGGCGCCTACCGCAACATCACCGGAAATGAGGCGACCGCCATCGGTTTCATCGCCGGATCGCGTCTGACGGGAAAAGAGCTCCTCTACGCGAGCTACCCCATCACCCCCGCCTCCGACATATTGCACGAGCTTTCGAGGCACAAGGGTTTCGGCGTCAAAACCTGTCAGGCGGAGGACGAAATCGCCGCCATCGGCATGGCCATCGGCGCCTCCTTTGCCGGTTCCATCGGGTTGACCGGCACCAGCGGGCCGGGGCTGGCCCTTAAAAGCGAGTCGATCAGCCTTGCCATCATGATGGAACTGCCGCTGGTGATCATCAACGTTCAGCGGGGCGGCCCTTCCACGGGGCTCCCCACAAAAACCGAACAGGCCGACCTGCTCCAGGCCATCTATGGACGCCACGGGGAAAGCCCGCTGGCGGTCGTGGCCCCCGCAACCCCCGGCGACTGTTTTACCATGGCTATCGAATCGGTGCGGATTGCCGTCCGTTCCATGACGCCGGTCATTTTTCTCTCCGACGGTTATCTGGCCAACGGCGCCGAGCCGTGGAAAATTCCCGATTTTGAAAAATTCAAAACCATCCCCGTCGAGCATCCAACAGCAGAAACCGGCCCCTTTCTCCCCTACGCGCGCGATGAAAAAACGCTGGCCCGTCCCTGGGCCCTTCCGGGCACACCGGGCCTGGAACACCGCCTCGGCGGCCTCGAAAAACAGGAGCTTACCGGCAACGTCAGCTATGATCCGCTCAATCACGAGCGGATGGTCAAACTGCGCGCCGAAAAGATCGCCCGGATTGGCCGGGATATTCCCCCTCTGGAAGTTTTCGGAAAGGAATCGGGAAATGTTCT
This is a stretch of genomic DNA from Deltaproteobacteria bacterium. It encodes these proteins:
- a CDS encoding polysaccharide biosynthesis protein; its protein translation is MRYLLLIVDFLIVTLSWAVSCWFFLGPLSLDELIQASKISIPVLFAVKFVFFYRFGLYRAILRYAGFHFGITICKAVTLGSFFSFLIINYPLNKWPMGLFMMDWLITLFLVGSSRFVPRYYSENTQQEKGVGKRVLLYGAGDLGDAVVRNLLKQKNEYEPVGFIDDDPRKIGRKVHDLPILSAHGDLEKILKKYRVDELIITISSVSSDWLRDIFKKCRSANVFCRIAPTFSDMMGSNVSIKNIDITDLLKRDPKDLDEKQIDRFLRRKKILITGAGGSIGSELMRQALRFRPKKLLAIDNSEFGLYKLEEELREQIREKKAYCKFRFVLQDLCLEERVDRIIQAEKPDIVFHAAAYKHVPLLESNPFAGIINNIRGTINVAKAADRHGVEKFVLISTDKAVHPTSIMGATKRICELYIQNLNLQSHTEFVAVRFGNVLGSSGSVIPKFLDQIRKGGPVTVTHPNVTRYFMLTQEAVELVMQAASIGHGGEIFILNMGKPVKIKEMAEDLIFLAGKAPYKDIDIQFIGLRPGEKLYEELLIDETEKKTQYENITIGKITYIDWNRLDSTIGDILELARHENKVQVLTAMKELVPGFNHIDLPRDEAAVTNVVSLPLKSAVSVE
- a CDS encoding NAD-dependent epimerase/dehydratase family protein, which translates into the protein MKILITGGAGFIGSNIARGYLAAGHRIAILDDFSTGKEENVPDGVPVFRLPIESPEVADVLSKFRPEVVNHHAAQIDIRKSVHDPVKDATINILGSLNLFECCLKTRVKKIIFASTGGAIYGNQASFPASENHPANPASPYGIVKLAVEKYLQYYSWTHHLPFVALRYANVYGPRQNPHGEAGVIAIFIHKLLNGERPVIFGNGLQTRDYVFIDDVVACNLEALKPGITGIHNVGTEIETDLNALTAQLVQIIGSSMTPVYTPPKAGEQMRSCLKKGILQNHPLTPLPDGLKKTVEWFKSNLSSRPDCPSGQSPFPPIPS
- a CDS encoding cysteine--tRNA ligase → MVLSIYNTLTRRKELFQPLNSPKVGMYVCGVTVYDYCHLGHARALVNFDVIYRYLKRRGFDVTYVRNYTDVDDKIIKRAQDEGIAWNEVSEKYIRAFDEDMEALGLEPPTFQPRATENIDEILKIVKVLVEKGFAYKAGSDIFYSVRKKADYGKLSGKKIDELESGARVEIHEAKNDPLDFSLWKASKPGEPLWESPWGPGRPGWHIECSAMSMKHLGITFDIHGGGRDLAFPHHENEIAQSEAYSGRPFARTWIHNGFVNINAEKMSKSLRNFLTVREILKSYHPEVIRLFILSSHYRSPIDYTEKNMQDARQSLNRWYSTMARIREQCGGKEKGRKSADEAALGNKISALNADFGAAMDDDFNTARVCGLLFDLLHEWNKTLDEEKGVSLSVGRLFMKTVEEIGAVLGIFGSDPGLYLTVKQERVQNSAGLSTEEIEKKIAERNRARTAKDWAKADQIRKELGEKGIALKDNPDGTTNWT
- a CDS encoding 2-C-methyl-D-erythritol 2,4-cyclodiphosphate synthase, which encodes MRIGIGYDVHKLAEGRKLVIGGVEIPHEKGLSGHSDADVLLHAVCDALLGAAGLGDIGRHFPDTDPRYQGIDSLKLLGEVAVLLSEKGYRPANIDSVIITEAPKMAPYREKMRQNIATALGLEPDCVNVKATTEEGMGFTGTKQGIAAWALATLESLRA
- the ispD gene encoding 2-C-methyl-D-erythritol 4-phosphate cytidylyltransferase, whose product is MSNFYAIIPAAGIGKRFGGSVKKQFLGLGGRSLLEWSVGAFLKTKRFQRIVVCLPVDELVSISGKTDSPEVIYVAGGITRAQSVKKGFEVLKASDEDMILVHDAVRPLVGVDLILRVAVATKERGPTVPVTRLNDTIKEIKEGIVSKTIDRSSLFAVQTPQGFPAGVLKRIYQKLSRDDPCWTDEAMMAEAIGEKVYAVEGERRNIKVTTTEDLRIAECLCE
- a CDS encoding aminodeoxychorismate/anthranilate synthase component II, with product MILIIDNYDSFTYNLVQYIGELLQKQGKDPEKELSVRRNDRIGLDEIALLAPEKIVISPGPCTPNEAGVSVPLVSRFAGTIPILGVCLGHQAIGAAFGGKIVRAKKIMHGKTSSVHHDQKTIFKGIKNPFTATRYHSLVIERESCPGVLEISAWTGDGEIMGVRHKEFRVEGVQFHPESILTTAGKKILENFLEM
- the trpE gene encoding anthranilate synthase component I — protein: MISLTFEKFQELAGKGNLIPLWQEIPADLETPVSAFLKIRTGKNDFLLESVVGGEKWGRYSFLGTEPRAIFKSRGFDVEIMEGHKRSQFRVDENPLNALKEFMARFQPVVLPDLPRFFGGAVGYLGYDMVRYFERLPQTAVDELRLFDACFLLTDTVVIFDNFRQSIKVVANVFVDPEKPVEALYEEGLHRIEKVVKKLQKPLGTMSLGTMPLPLPPESRAQQRGEGEKKLTASHTEEEYCALVERAKRYIEAGDIFQVVLSTRFEGKTAVSPFELYRAIRRVNPSPYLYFLQYEDMAIVGASPEVMVRLEDKKVELRPIAGTRRRGRDASEDFRLQQELKQDPKERAEHIMLVDLGRNDLGRICETGTVAVNEMEGLEMYSHVMHLVSHVSGVLKPGCDAFDVIRAAFPAGTLTGAPKIRAMEIIEELEGKKRGIYGGCVGYIGFSGNLDTAITIRTALFKDGKVYIQAGAGIVYNSVPEREYQECRSKAEAMLEALKSL
- a CDS encoding YcbK family protein; this translates as MIFISQGLAFSAEAGEGRRVDVLGRDGFLRLYHSHSHEFLETAYERDGTPDPGALKKINRFMRSRDSGKQIEMDINLIRLLDHLQDHFGADTVEVICGYRSPEFNRALKKAGKGVAEQSNHMKGIAADIHLDEISEKKVSAYARRLGLGGVGYYPDQLMVHVDLGRVHFWQEGNFSERTDIGVFTDLPVTLKTDRLFYFLGGKMRLVLSNSQEAPLNADLNLERFFRGKWNNSPSPPLSLRGGRGELKLQKIPYGKFRWKISTRDGRVQYSNEFYVKKR
- a CDS encoding CBS domain-containing protein produces the protein MTARLIKTLKTDKIQSVRSRPPICVGKETLLSQVIGLMQDKKRGSAVVVEKEKLAGIFTERDLLTRVLSKGLNLKKTAIGEVMTRSPDCLRNDSSIAEAISLMSGKQHRHLPIVSADGAVAGMVSVRDIVDYLAEHFPYEVYNLPPDPHQISTAPEGA
- a CDS encoding 2-oxoacid:acceptor oxidoreductase subunit alpha, translating into MSNDPSVPVHHKEIEEKEDVVIRFAGDSGDGMQLTGTQFTHSTAILGNDLSTLPDFPAEIRAPAGSLAGVSSYQINFSSRDIRTPGDAPDVLVAMNPAALKTNLKDLREGGTLILNADSFTPENLKYAGYTSNPMEDGSLKKYETYDIPITLVNNKALEGSPLQKKDKERCKNFFALGLMFWLYERPMEATIQWIGEKFKAKPELAEANKMALKGGYNFGETTEIFKKHYRVPKASLAPGAYRNITGNEATAIGFIAGSRLTGKELLYASYPITPASDILHELSRHKGFGVKTCQAEDEIAAIGMAIGASFAGSIGLTGTSGPGLALKSESISLAIMMELPLVIINVQRGGPSTGLPTKTEQADLLQAIYGRHGESPLAVVAPATPGDCFTMAIESVRIAVRSMTPVIFLSDGYLANGAEPWKIPDFEKFKTIPVEHPTAETGPFLPYARDEKTLARPWALPGTPGLEHRLGGLEKQELTGNVSYDPLNHERMVKLRAEKIARIGRDIPPLEVFGKESGNVLLAGWGGTFGAITQATEQLQKEGFSISSIHLRYLNPFPPNLGEILERFETVIVPELNMGQLALLLRARYLLDVRSICKVQAQPFKVQEIVDGVKEIIKKTGVSSWSNRQAALRS